In Ensifer adhaerens, a single window of DNA contains:
- a CDS encoding glycosyltransferase family 2 protein — protein MTVEGLKWSAVERGDVAETSAALAPTSRDAPFASFIVCTRNRAEALETCIRSIEAACGIHAAIRWELIVVDNGSTDDTPERIARITSASPLAVTHLVERRPGLATARNAAMARARGGILIFIDDDCEVDANYLRDLERHYAGGEGAIIRGGRVELGDASDLPFTIKRSNARERLTCHVHPGGFVLGCNMTMHREVALRVGAFDERFGAGAPLRSAEDTDYLVRAYRLGIPIEYVPNMVVFHHHGRRARATIETLHRNYSLGNGALCVKHVRTAPWLLRHFCWTVRSACAEIFGGPRFDPVLHLSHWPIALMNLLGALKFLGLFVSARTAGQVEQQTKEQLQR, from the coding sequence ATGACCGTCGAAGGCTTGAAGTGGTCAGCGGTGGAGCGGGGCGACGTGGCGGAGACGTCGGCCGCGTTGGCGCCTACGTCACGCGACGCGCCATTTGCAAGCTTTATCGTCTGCACGCGCAACCGAGCCGAGGCGCTCGAGACCTGCATCCGATCGATCGAGGCGGCTTGTGGTATCCATGCTGCCATCCGGTGGGAATTGATCGTCGTTGACAACGGATCAACCGATGACACGCCGGAGCGAATTGCTCGGATTACCTCTGCGTCGCCGCTGGCTGTCACGCATCTGGTCGAGAGACGGCCGGGCCTAGCTACTGCGCGCAACGCGGCCATGGCACGCGCCCGCGGTGGCATCTTGATCTTCATCGACGACGATTGCGAAGTCGATGCGAACTATCTGCGCGACCTCGAGCGCCACTACGCAGGCGGTGAAGGTGCCATCATCCGCGGCGGCCGCGTTGAACTCGGAGACGCCAGCGACCTGCCCTTCACGATCAAGCGGTCGAACGCACGCGAACGGTTGACCTGTCACGTTCATCCGGGCGGATTCGTCTTGGGTTGCAACATGACGATGCACCGCGAGGTCGCGCTGCGCGTCGGCGCTTTCGATGAACGTTTCGGCGCCGGCGCCCCGCTGCGGTCGGCCGAAGACACGGATTATCTGGTGCGCGCCTATCGGCTCGGCATTCCGATCGAATATGTCCCAAATATGGTCGTCTTTCATCACCACGGCCGCCGTGCCCGCGCGACCATCGAGACGCTTCATCGCAACTACAGCCTCGGCAATGGCGCACTCTGCGTGAAACACGTCCGCACCGCGCCGTGGCTGCTCCGGCATTTCTGTTGGACCGTCCGGTCTGCCTGCGCCGAAATCTTCGGTGGCCCCCGATTTGACCCTGTCTTGCACCTCTCTCACTGGCCGATCGCCTTGATGAACCTGCTTGGCGCTCTCAAGTTCCTGGGTCTGTTCGTCTCCGCGCGGACGGCGGGCCAAGTCGAGCAGCAGACCAAAGAACAACTCCAGCGCTGA
- a CDS encoding TadE/TadG family type IV pilus assembly protein — translation MLSNLRNKLVRLLKDDGGNFAILTALALVPLFTGASIAINLARINLESAKMQDGLDAAAFSAVKSYGEGANEAKAKDLANNTFFANFGTPEIVEEIGSEGSSAPVESQAIKVAFGTLGVETTATATYELKYAPLFWGLKPYTIDRASVAARMPGREACMLALHPTATRAFEVSGSASVDTSGCTITSNSTDPQSIYLSGSATLKTECLYTAGKVSATLAHLELACPKAVEEVAPISDPFGSKKMPTTGSWVSLAGCGQNFVGGGSGNGDCNGTSKTPNNVPAGYTVELKPGTYGGLEIKGKVLLRPGYYIIDGGNLKFASQSVISGEGVTFFLLNGAQLDIHGGSTFKVSPSLTGDWAGFAIVAARNNTATATINGNSASSLAGIIYMPASKEIQYAGNGSTGGECVRIVAQEITMIGNSSFKLDCKAALANNTINNPGAIRLLR, via the coding sequence ATGCTAAGCAATCTGAGGAACAAGCTCGTCCGCCTCCTTAAGGACGACGGCGGCAACTTCGCCATTCTGACAGCTCTGGCGTTGGTGCCGTTGTTTACCGGCGCGTCCATCGCCATCAATCTCGCCCGTATCAATCTTGAATCCGCCAAAATGCAGGACGGGCTCGATGCGGCCGCCTTTTCCGCGGTCAAGTCCTATGGCGAGGGGGCGAATGAGGCCAAGGCGAAAGACCTGGCGAACAACACCTTCTTCGCCAACTTCGGCACGCCGGAGATCGTTGAAGAGATCGGCTCGGAGGGGAGCTCGGCGCCGGTGGAGTCGCAGGCCATCAAAGTCGCCTTCGGTACCCTCGGCGTGGAGACCACGGCGACGGCAACCTATGAGCTCAAGTACGCGCCGCTCTTCTGGGGCCTTAAACCCTATACGATTGATCGCGCAAGCGTGGCAGCCCGCATGCCGGGAAGGGAAGCGTGTATGCTGGCGCTTCACCCAACGGCAACCCGGGCGTTCGAAGTGAGCGGTAGTGCCAGTGTCGATACGTCCGGCTGTACCATCACGTCGAATTCGACCGATCCGCAGTCGATCTATCTCAGCGGCTCGGCCACCCTCAAGACCGAGTGTCTTTATACGGCCGGCAAGGTCTCGGCGACGCTAGCCCATCTCGAGCTTGCTTGCCCCAAGGCCGTGGAGGAGGTTGCGCCGATCTCCGATCCGTTCGGGTCCAAGAAGATGCCGACAACCGGGAGTTGGGTGAGCCTCGCGGGATGCGGCCAGAACTTTGTCGGCGGCGGTAGCGGCAATGGTGACTGCAATGGCACGAGCAAGACGCCGAACAACGTTCCTGCCGGCTATACCGTCGAACTGAAGCCCGGCACCTACGGTGGTTTAGAGATCAAGGGCAAGGTTCTTCTGCGGCCGGGCTACTACATCATCGACGGCGGAAACCTAAAATTCGCCAGTCAGTCGGTGATCAGCGGCGAAGGTGTCACCTTCTTCCTGTTGAACGGTGCGCAGCTCGACATTCACGGCGGCTCGACCTTCAAGGTCAGCCCATCGCTTACGGGTGATTGGGCAGGTTTCGCGATCGTCGCCGCCAGAAACAATACCGCGACCGCGACGATCAACGGCAATAGTGCCTCGTCGCTTGCGGGTATCATCTACATGCCGGCATCGAAAGAGATCCAGTATGCCGGCAACGGCTCGACCGGCGGCGAATGCGTGCGCATCGTCGCGCAGGAGATCACCATGATCGGCAACAGCAGCTTCAAGCTGGATTGCAAGGCGGCGCTTGCCAACAACACCATCAACAATCCTGGTGCGATTCGCCTCCTCAGATAG
- a CDS encoding ABC transporter ATP-binding protein, giving the protein MFRILLPSLQLLRDALGGQLRLLPFVVILGLCSAALEGAGIGLIIPMLGIIAGDQDPAALSGISALFQQVGSGMDDRHRLVVIAAAALALISLKNVLAFANTVLATFIYGKAGHSIRGALSSQLLQVGYPFLMKENPGRLLNVISNESWRASDAVQTALAALVNGSATIILLAFLLLLSWQMTLFVALGLVLVQLLHYVLSATLKAPSRDVTAFNGELAARMLHLVHAGRLIRVFGQEAREKAGFDGASDAVRRAAFALQARQALLPPLTETLHSMLFLAVVVGAWSVGVTFPVIVAFVVLLYRLQPQMRALQMSWSQIQGWSGSLEEVRWLLDSSDKPPSPEGREPFGGLRRQLRFDDVTFRYPHSDSRDVVLQSAAFAIRGGCSTALVGRSGSGKTTIVNLLCRFVEPDEGSILVDGVPLSRIDPVQWRSRIALASQDLELVDGTILENITYGREATKAEVEHAARMAEAHGFIEALPQGYQTVVGYRGASLSAGQRQRVALARALVRDPDILLLDEATNAVDGLSEAAIVDTLKSRAGRRTTLVISHHRSTISFCDEVVILGGGQVKSQAPFADVASLTMDQLYEHETVEERRV; this is encoded by the coding sequence ATGTTCCGTATCCTCTTGCCGAGCCTCCAGCTGTTGCGTGATGCGTTGGGTGGCCAACTGCGTCTGCTTCCGTTTGTGGTGATCCTCGGCCTTTGCAGTGCGGCGCTGGAGGGCGCCGGGATCGGCCTCATCATTCCGATGCTGGGAATCATCGCTGGCGATCAGGACCCGGCGGCGTTGAGCGGCATCTCCGCTCTCTTCCAGCAAGTCGGATCGGGGATGGACGATCGTCATCGGCTGGTCGTCATAGCGGCTGCCGCCCTTGCCCTGATTTCCCTCAAGAACGTCCTGGCTTTTGCCAATACGGTGCTTGCGACTTTCATCTACGGCAAGGCGGGCCATTCGATCCGCGGCGCCCTGTCGTCTCAATTGCTGCAGGTCGGCTATCCCTTCTTGATGAAGGAGAATCCGGGGCGGTTGCTCAATGTCATTTCAAACGAGTCTTGGCGGGCTTCCGATGCGGTGCAAACCGCGCTTGCGGCGCTGGTAAATGGCTCGGCCACCATCATCCTCCTCGCGTTCCTTCTGCTTCTGTCCTGGCAAATGACGTTGTTCGTGGCGCTCGGCCTCGTTCTCGTCCAGCTCCTGCATTATGTCTTGTCCGCAACGCTCAAGGCCCCGAGCCGCGATGTCACCGCCTTCAACGGCGAACTGGCGGCCCGGATGCTCCATCTGGTTCACGCCGGCCGCTTGATACGGGTATTCGGCCAGGAGGCGCGGGAAAAGGCCGGGTTCGATGGGGCGTCGGATGCCGTTCGGCGCGCCGCGTTCGCGCTACAGGCCCGTCAGGCCCTGCTGCCGCCCTTGACCGAGACGCTCCACTCCATGCTTTTCCTGGCCGTCGTCGTCGGCGCTTGGTCAGTGGGCGTTACTTTTCCCGTCATCGTCGCCTTCGTGGTCCTGCTCTACCGCTTGCAGCCGCAAATGCGCGCACTGCAAATGTCCTGGAGCCAGATACAGGGCTGGAGTGGTTCGCTGGAGGAGGTGCGCTGGCTGCTAGACTCGTCCGACAAGCCTCCGTCTCCTGAGGGAAGGGAGCCTTTCGGCGGATTGCGACGGCAACTGAGATTTGATGATGTCACTTTCCGCTATCCGCACTCCGATTCCCGCGACGTCGTTTTGCAATCTGCGGCATTCGCAATACGGGGCGGCTGTTCGACCGCGCTTGTTGGCCGGTCCGGGTCCGGCAAGACGACGATCGTCAATCTACTATGCCGCTTCGTCGAGCCTGACGAGGGGAGCATTCTCGTCGATGGTGTTCCTCTGAGCCGGATCGACCCGGTGCAATGGCGAAGCCGCATCGCGCTTGCAAGCCAGGATTTGGAACTGGTCGATGGAACGATCCTGGAGAACATCACCTATGGCCGGGAGGCCACAAAAGCCGAAGTGGAGCATGCGGCCAGGATGGCTGAAGCGCATGGTTTCATCGAAGCCCTGCCGCAGGGCTATCAAACCGTCGTCGGCTATCGAGGCGCCAGCCTCTCGGCGGGGCAGCGGCAGCGGGTGGCACTCGCCAGGGCCCTGGTGCGCGATCCTGATATCCTGCTCCTGGATGAAGCCACGAACGCGGTCGACGGGCTGTCGGAAGCGGCCATCGTCGACACGCTGAAGTCGAGAGCGGGACGCCGCACGACGCTCGTCATCAGCCATCACCGAAGCACGATCTCGTTCTGTGACGAGGTCGTCATCCTCGGTGGCGGTCAGGTGAAAAGCCAGGCACCTTTCGCCGACGTTGCCAGCTTGACCATGGACCAGCTTTACGAGCACGAAACTGTGGAAGAGCGGCGGGTATGA
- a CDS encoding adenylate/guanylate cyclase domain-containing protein has translation MAEERAQRRLAAIMAADVVGYSRLIEQHEAGTLAALRDRRRTVLTPLVTRHHGRIVKVMGDGVLVEFGSAVNAVVCAVELQNGMADANNGLPEDRKVILRVGINLGDVVVDGGDLYGDGVNVAARLQGIAAPGEICVAGSVYDQVKRKLDFGFDELGPQTMKNITEPVLAYRVWSSSSMTQENYVPVEKTARPLPATPSIAVLPFTNMSNDPEEESFVDGLTEDLITDLSRTAGLFVIARNSTFAYKGKPVDVRRVARDLGVRYLLEGSARRAAGRVRINAQLIDAIRGDHLWAERFDRGLEDIFAVQDEVTGKIVEALVGRLTAAPVRNRPTNLEAYELCVRARPLSQRTALDAREAIFLLERAIALDPEYAEAHRLLALNLWLGWEFWDKPVDPTRARAMAEAQRAVTLDPNDAGNRWVLGIILGYERRWAESDAEFDATFKLDPNYADAWAIRADLTTLKGHPAEAIEYVLKALRLNPHPPGWYYWILGQAQYALRDHESAVHTLRRPETYRTTSRRILAASLAQLGRLEEARQEAEMFMISNPNFTIRHWSAPQPFRDEDLRRYFEEGYRMAGLPE, from the coding sequence ATGGCCGAGGAACGCGCCCAACGCCGCCTTGCCGCCATCATGGCCGCCGATGTGGTCGGCTACAGCCGACTTATTGAACAGCATGAGGCAGGCACACTTGCAGCACTGAGAGACCGGCGACGGACCGTCCTGACGCCACTCGTGACGCGCCATCATGGACGCATCGTCAAGGTGATGGGCGACGGCGTGCTGGTCGAGTTCGGAAGCGCCGTCAACGCGGTCGTGTGCGCGGTCGAGCTGCAAAACGGGATGGCGGATGCCAACAACGGCCTGCCAGAGGATCGCAAAGTCATTCTCCGGGTCGGCATCAATCTGGGTGATGTCGTCGTCGATGGAGGCGATCTGTATGGCGACGGCGTTAACGTGGCCGCCCGCCTGCAGGGCATTGCCGCGCCGGGAGAAATCTGTGTTGCTGGAAGCGTCTACGATCAGGTCAAGCGAAAGCTCGACTTCGGCTTCGATGAACTTGGTCCGCAAACCATGAAGAACATCACCGAGCCAGTGCTTGCCTATAGAGTCTGGTCGTCATCGTCGATGACGCAGGAGAATTACGTCCCAGTGGAGAAGACGGCCAGGCCGCTGCCCGCCACGCCTTCGATTGCCGTCCTTCCGTTCACCAACATGAGCAACGATCCCGAGGAAGAGTCATTTGTTGACGGCCTGACCGAAGATCTGATCACGGACCTCTCTAGGACCGCCGGATTGTTCGTCATCGCCCGGAACTCGACCTTCGCCTACAAGGGCAAGCCTGTGGACGTGCGCCGTGTCGCACGCGATCTTGGTGTGCGTTATCTTCTCGAGGGCAGCGCTCGGCGGGCTGCGGGGCGGGTGCGCATCAATGCCCAGTTGATCGATGCGATTAGAGGGGACCACCTTTGGGCCGAACGGTTCGACCGTGGCTTGGAGGACATCTTCGCCGTGCAGGATGAGGTGACGGGCAAGATAGTCGAAGCGTTGGTCGGCAGGCTGACGGCCGCGCCTGTGCGCAACAGACCCACGAACTTGGAAGCTTACGAGCTCTGTGTACGTGCGCGGCCTCTGAGCCAGCGAACGGCACTGGACGCGCGAGAAGCGATTTTCCTGCTGGAGCGCGCGATCGCACTAGATCCCGAATACGCTGAAGCGCATCGCTTGTTGGCGCTTAATCTGTGGTTGGGTTGGGAGTTCTGGGACAAGCCGGTGGACCCCACCCGGGCAAGGGCCATGGCGGAAGCGCAACGGGCCGTAACGCTCGACCCGAACGACGCCGGAAATCGCTGGGTACTGGGAATCATCCTGGGATATGAACGTCGATGGGCGGAATCGGATGCTGAGTTTGACGCCACCTTCAAACTCGATCCGAACTATGCTGACGCTTGGGCGATACGCGCAGATCTGACTACGTTGAAGGGCCATCCGGCAGAAGCTATCGAATACGTGCTCAAGGCACTCCGGCTCAACCCGCACCCACCCGGCTGGTATTACTGGATCTTGGGACAGGCCCAATACGCGCTTCGAGATCACGAGTCGGCAGTGCATACGTTGCGCAGGCCCGAAACCTACCGCACGACATCGCGTCGGATTCTTGCAGCGAGCTTGGCGCAATTGGGCCGTCTAGAGGAGGCGCGCCAGGAAGCCGAGATGTTCATGATCAGCAATCCAAATTTCACGATCCGGCATTGGTCCGCCCCACAGCCTTTCCGCGACGAAGACTTGCGGCGGTACTTCGAGGAGGGCTATCGCATGGCAGGGCTGCCAGAGTAG
- a CDS encoding acyltransferase family protein — translation MLNMRDRQLDGLRAAAVSMVLYAHLFAADDSHLGHLGVRLFFVLSGFLITRLLLDARSAAQFEPAMALKSFYARRAVRIFPPYFGMLSVLWLVNLEGARDGWVWHALYISNFWYALRDAWTPWVLCHTWSLSIEEQFYIAWPLLVVLTPRPLLGRVCVGVIASSLAYRFYWPLTGEPSLARDLLPPASMDALAAGALLAVHRSTFMSWPRWMMVSWLPLSILSSALLWARSTSTGPVLDWLVWIGLEAFPLIPVAMLVGCASTGFGGRVGRLLELKPLTALGCVSYGVYLYHPVVLALVVKAQAWIPIDIAEQGLRRLLVAGSATLIVAAVSWFAFEKPLNALKRHFPYVRANSSSGVVPMNTGQATDCLRGRTVAAYLPGVVAPCARGKTLSNVRSAISRDCP, via the coding sequence ATGCTGAATATGCGCGACCGTCAGTTGGACGGGTTGCGAGCCGCTGCCGTTTCAATGGTTTTGTACGCGCATCTTTTTGCTGCGGACGATTCCCATTTGGGACACCTTGGAGTAAGGCTGTTCTTCGTTCTCAGCGGCTTTCTGATCACACGGCTGCTGCTCGACGCCCGTTCCGCTGCTCAGTTCGAGCCGGCGATGGCTCTCAAATCCTTCTACGCGCGTCGCGCCGTGCGTATCTTTCCACCCTATTTCGGGATGCTGAGCGTCCTGTGGCTGGTCAACCTGGAGGGCGCCAGGGATGGTTGGGTCTGGCATGCGCTTTACATCTCGAACTTCTGGTATGCGCTCAGGGACGCGTGGACGCCATGGGTTCTCTGTCACACCTGGAGCCTGAGCATTGAAGAGCAATTCTACATCGCTTGGCCACTGCTCGTTGTTCTGACACCACGCCCTTTGCTTGGGCGGGTCTGCGTCGGTGTGATTGCCAGTTCGCTGGCCTACCGCTTCTATTGGCCGCTGACGGGGGAGCCTTCGCTTGCGCGCGATTTGCTGCCTCCCGCCTCGATGGACGCCCTGGCGGCGGGAGCACTCCTGGCCGTCCACCGTTCGACCTTCATGTCTTGGCCGCGATGGATGATGGTCAGTTGGCTGCCGCTTTCCATCTTATCCTCTGCGCTCCTTTGGGCACGATCGACCTCGACAGGTCCTGTGCTCGATTGGCTCGTCTGGATCGGCCTCGAAGCCTTTCCGCTCATCCCGGTCGCGATGCTGGTAGGATGCGCTTCCACCGGCTTCGGCGGCCGGGTCGGCAGGCTACTCGAACTTAAGCCGTTGACGGCGCTTGGGTGCGTTAGCTATGGAGTCTATCTGTATCATCCTGTCGTGCTCGCGCTGGTCGTCAAGGCGCAGGCGTGGATACCGATCGACATTGCCGAGCAGGGGTTGCGACGCTTACTCGTCGCTGGCTCCGCCACGTTGATCGTGGCCGCTGTCTCCTGGTTCGCTTTCGAGAAGCCGCTCAATGCCCTGAAACGGCACTTCCCCTATGTGCGCGCGAACAGCAGTTCCGGTGTTGTCCCGATGAACACAGGGCAAGCAACCGATTGCCTTCGTGGGCGAACCGTCGCGGCTTATCTTCCGGGCGTCGTTGCACCCTGCGCCCGAGGAAAGACGCTTTCAAACGTTAGATCTGCAATAAGTCGAGATTGCCCATGA
- a CDS encoding glycosyltransferase family 2 protein yields MTVPLVSVLLPVYNAEPYLAAALESILRQDHERLEVIAIDDGSRDRSLDIMRRYQQADGRITIVSRENRGLIATLNEGLALAKGDLIARMDADDISYPSRLSRQVSSFVKQPELALCGTGIDTLLGDRIIRGTSNPIYQPASLRALSKFFTIFIHSTVVFNRRVIPQDMLRYDAHYVHAEDFDLFRRVTDRFSAKMIDEALIAYRIHGNSVTNTHKRQMRRTHLAIVAENLELERLCHNPGVLNNIGLALTSKTIRQAAGCILSLEDRVSALPPQTRAGYEAGALNLFYFLYQLVSDERRPEFTHEFLTQTGKWGLIRRRERYGLIAATRAPWCSRMSLAATSRLDALSRYLRSVPAASVLPREGMH; encoded by the coding sequence ATGACCGTTCCGTTGGTTTCCGTCCTGCTGCCTGTTTACAACGCCGAGCCCTATCTCGCCGCGGCGCTCGAAAGCATCTTGAGGCAGGATCACGAGCGGCTGGAGGTCATCGCCATCGACGACGGCTCGCGTGATCGCTCGCTGGACATCATGCGACGCTATCAACAGGCGGACGGTCGCATTACCATTGTCTCCCGCGAAAATCGCGGGCTGATCGCAACCCTGAACGAGGGCCTCGCCTTGGCGAAGGGTGATCTCATCGCCCGAATGGATGCCGATGACATTTCCTATCCTTCGCGGCTATCGCGCCAGGTGTCGTCGTTCGTTAAGCAGCCAGAACTCGCGCTCTGCGGCACCGGCATCGACACGCTCCTCGGCGACCGTATCATCCGCGGCACATCCAACCCGATCTACCAACCGGCAAGCCTCAGGGCGCTTTCGAAGTTTTTCACGATCTTCATCCACTCGACCGTTGTCTTTAACAGGCGCGTCATCCCGCAGGATATGCTGCGCTATGACGCGCATTATGTGCATGCAGAGGATTTTGATCTCTTCCGGCGCGTCACCGACCGTTTTTCCGCGAAGATGATCGATGAGGCGCTGATCGCCTATCGAATTCACGGCAACAGCGTGACGAACACGCATAAGCGCCAGATGCGCCGCACACATCTGGCGATCGTTGCCGAAAACCTCGAGCTTGAACGTCTTTGTCACAATCCCGGCGTCCTGAACAACATCGGTCTTGCGCTGACGTCCAAAACGATCCGGCAGGCGGCCGGGTGCATTCTTTCCCTCGAGGACAGGGTCTCGGCGCTTCCTCCGCAAACCCGTGCAGGCTACGAGGCGGGCGCGTTGAATCTCTTTTATTTTCTCTATCAGCTCGTCAGCGACGAACGGCGGCCAGAGTTCACCCATGAGTTTTTGACGCAGACGGGCAAATGGGGGCTCATTCGTCGTCGGGAACGATATGGCCTTATCGCGGCGACCCGTGCCCCGTGGTGCAGCCGGATGTCGCTGGCGGCCACCAGCCGGCTGGACGCTTTGTCGCGATATCTGCGTTCCGTGCCAGCGGCGAGCGTGCTTCCACGCGAGGGGATGCACTAG